The window AATTTCGAGATGGGGGGCTATCTGCTCGGCCTCCACGGGTTTCCGACCCACACAATCGCTCGGCCGATCGACAACCCCTTCGTCGACCGCTGGATCAACAGCTTCCGCGGGGCCACGGGACAGTACATGTTGCAAAAAGCCGGCAGCGGCCAGCGGATCGCCGAGTTGCTGACCGCCGGGGAAACGCTCGCGCTGTTGGGGGATCAACACGCCGGCGACGGGGCTTCGTGGGTCGAATTCTTCGGCCGCCCGGCCTCGACCCACAAGGCTGTGGCCCTGTTCACCCTGGGGAGCGAGGCTCCCACGGCCGTCTGTGCGGCGCTCCGCACGGGGCGCCCGTTGTGCTTCGAGCTGGCGGTCGCCGACTTGGTCGATCCTGCCGCCCCGGCGTTCTCGCACCGCGGCGTGCCCGAGATGCTCAGGTGGTACTCGGCTGGGTTGGAGCGGCTGATCCGCCGCGCTCCCGACCAGTACTGGTGGGTACATCGACGGTGGAAAGGGACTCCGCCTGCAAGACGCCGGCGTCAGGCAGAGCCGGTCGCAGCCTGACTGCGCGTCTCGCTTGCCACGCGCTGCAATTGTATGCGATAATCGCGGGTTCACGCCGGGCCGAGCCGGCCCAGAGACGCTTCGCGCGTTGCCGCGCGGAGTCCCGCCGATAGGATAGAATCAGAGGCGACTCTTGAAGTCGCTGCGCACGCTGTCTAGGCCACGGTTGTGTTTCAACTCCGACCCTTTCGCAATACCGACCCGCCGCACCTCGCGGAGATTTGGCGCAGCCAACCGCCGCAGCGGGGAATTTTGCAGCAGGTGTCGGCGCCGATCCTGGAGTTCGGCGTCTTCTCGAAGATGCACTTCGATCGCAACGGCCTGATCGTCGCCACGCAGGACGGTCGGCCGCGCGGATTCGTGCACGCCGGCTTCGGGCCCAACGAGTCGGGGACGGCGCTCGATACGAGTCTCGGCACGACGCATATGCTCATGCTCCACGGCGGGTCGCAGGACGATGCGCTCGCCGGCGCGTTGCTCAGCGCCAGCGAAGAGTATCTCCGCGGTCGCGGGGCGACGGTGCTGTACGCGGGGGGCATTCAGCCCCTGAATTCGTTCTATCTGGGACTGTACGGCGGCAGCGAAATTCCCGGCGTGCTGCGCAGCGACGCGATGCTGCAGCGCGCCGCGCTCGCGAGAGGCTATCGCGAGGCAGGCCAAGTCCGCATCTTGCAGTGCGATCTTGTGCGCTTCCGGCCTCCTGTCTCGCGCGAGTTGCGGGCTCTCAAGAGGACGACCGAGTTCATCGAGGTGCTTGACCCCCGCGCGCGCAACTGGTGGGAGGCCTGCGTGTGGGGCTGCCTGCAGCGCGACCGGTTCCAACTCATCGATCGGTATCGGCACACGCCGATCGCGACCGCCACGTTCTGGGACGTGCAGCCGATGTCGGCCGGCTGGGGAATGTGCACGGCGGGGTTGTTCGAACTGTACGTCGAACCGACCCACCGACGTCAGGGAGCGGCCACGTACCTGCTGAGCGAGGCTTTGCGCGTGCTGCGCCGCCGCGGCGTGGCGATCGTCGAGGCCCAGACGATGGCCACGAATGAAGCGGCCTTGGCCTTCTACGACGCCTTGGGCTTCACTTGCGTCGATGAAGGGGCGGTGTTTCGGCAAGGCGGACCGGCGGCAAACGGCGTTCATCATTGAGTTGCGTCGGCGTGTTTGAGGCGCGGCATGCCGATTCGCCCCGCGATTTCCCGCAGTGGCAAGGGGCCGTGCGGGGAATTATCCTATTCCGATGAGGGAGCACTCTCGCCTCCCTCGCCGGTTCCCATTCCTGAGCGCGGTTGTGTTCGCCCCAGTTCTTGTGCGGCATCGATGACTCCTTGGCATATTGATTGGCGGCTGTGGAGACGGTTGGCGTCGGCCGGGGCTTTGTGCTTAGCGGCGATTCAGGGGCGTGCGTCCGCCGAATTGGCGCTGGATTTCTCCCCCCGCGAGCCCAGTCAACTCGGCGCGTTTCAAATCGTCATCAATGCCGGGGCGACGCTGGCGGAGAATCTCCCGGCCCTGCAGGCTTTCCAGCGGGCTGCGGCGCGCTGGGAGGCGTTGATCTCAGATCCGATCGTCGTGACGATCGATGCGGATCTCGGATCGCTTGGAGCCGGCGTGCTGGGATCTGCCAGCGCCGTGCGATTGTTCGCCCCGTTCGCCACGATTCGCAATGCGATGGTCGCCGACGCCGCCGATGAACCGGACGACGCCGTCGTCGCGGCATTGCCGACGACGCCGAGCTTTACGTTGCCGGACGGATTCGCGACCGACGGCAATCTGCAGCTCACGAAGGCGAACGCCAAAGCCCTCAACTTTGTCGGGTTGGACCAGACCTTTGGCGTTTCAGACGGGTCGATCGAGTTCAACCTCGATTTTAGCTTTGACTACGACAACAGCGACGGCGTCGCCCCGGGGTTTTTTGATTTCGAGTCGGTCGCCGCGCACGAAATCGGACATATCTTGGGCTTCTTCTCCGACGTCGACTTCATCGACGTCGTGATGAGTCTCGGCGGCACGTCCTCGGAAGTGCGGCCGACGACGGTCGACATGTTTCGGTTCGCCGACGGCGGTTCCGACGACCCCGAGACGGTCGCCGAGTTCTCGTCGAATCCCCGATCGCTCGTCCCGGGCGTCAGCGCCGTGTTTGATCAAATCCTCGGCGCCGACGGCGCGCTCGCCGAGATCCCGATGGCGACCGGGCTGACCCAAGGCGACGGGCGGCAAGCGAGCCATTGGAAAGACAATCTCGGGCTTGGGTTGCTGGGTCCCTCGCTGGCGCCCGGTCAGATCGTCGGCATCTCCGCCAACGACGCTCGGGCGCTCGATCTCATCGGATACGAGATCTCGTTTTCGGTCGTCGCGATCCCGGAAGCTCGAGCCTATCTCATGGCGGCCGGCGTCGCAGGTCTTGTCGGAATGAGTCATGTCGGCGGCATTTTCCGGCGAAGACGCGGCACAAACGAGACCTTATGAGACGGCTGAGAGGCGCCGAGATCGGCAGCCGCTACGGAGCCACCTCGAGCAGCATCTCGCGCACGAAGACTTTGCCGGCATGCTGATTGACCTATTGGCTGCGATTTCTGCTACAATTACGGGCTAGCTTTTGCGTCAGTCTCGCGCGACGCCCGGGCAAGCTTGCCGGCGTCGCGCGCTCGTCGCCCATTCTCGCATTGCCCCTTTCTCTCGCCGGCAGGAGGAATTGCCATGGCCACGGTCGCCGAACCTAAGAAGTCCGCCAAGGTGCCCCGTCCGCAGATTCGTCAGACCCAGTGCTTCATCGGCGGCAAGTGGGTCCCCGCGGCCAGCGGCAAGACGTTCGAGACGATCCACCCGGCGACCGAAGAGGTCA of the Pirellulales bacterium genome contains:
- a CDS encoding NF038122 family metalloprotease, coding for MTPWHIDWRLWRRLASAGALCLAAIQGRASAELALDFSPREPSQLGAFQIVINAGATLAENLPALQAFQRAAARWEALISDPIVVTIDADLGSLGAGVLGSASAVRLFAPFATIRNAMVADAADEPDDAVVAALPTTPSFTLPDGFATDGNLQLTKANAKALNFVGLDQTFGVSDGSIEFNLDFSFDYDNSDGVAPGFFDFESVAAHEIGHILGFFSDVDFIDVVMSLGGTSSEVRPTTVDMFRFADGGSDDPETVAEFSSNPRSLVPGVSAVFDQILGADGALAEIPMATGLTQGDGRQASHWKDNLGLGLLGPSLAPGQIVGISANDARALDLIGYEISFSVVAIPEARAYLMAAGVAGLVGMSHVGGIFRRRRGTNETL
- a CDS encoding GNAT family N-acetyltransferase, with amino-acid sequence MFQLRPFRNTDPPHLAEIWRSQPPQRGILQQVSAPILEFGVFSKMHFDRNGLIVATQDGRPRGFVHAGFGPNESGTALDTSLGTTHMLMLHGGSQDDALAGALLSASEEYLRGRGATVLYAGGIQPLNSFYLGLYGGSEIPGVLRSDAMLQRAALARGYREAGQVRILQCDLVRFRPPVSRELRALKRTTEFIEVLDPRARNWWEACVWGCLQRDRFQLIDRYRHTPIATATFWDVQPMSAGWGMCTAGLFELYVEPTHRRQGAATYLLSEALRVLRRRGVAIVEAQTMATNEAALAFYDALGFTCVDEGAVFRQGGPAANGVHH
- a CDS encoding lysophospholipid acyltransferase family protein yields the protein MSLGKTVLDYAAYLAVRSAVCVLQAVPIEACQRLARHGAWLLWHVMRLRRTVVEENLAIAFPAANSVQRTAIALGMWEHLLVMLAEIAHAPRKLHRTNWRDYSRIPDLAIMARRMLDRRPLVILSGHLGNFEMGGYLLGLHGFPTHTIARPIDNPFVDRWINSFRGATGQYMLQKAGSGQRIAELLTAGETLALLGDQHAGDGASWVEFFGRPASTHKAVALFTLGSEAPTAVCAALRTGRPLCFELAVADLVDPAAPAFSHRGVPEMLRWYSAGLERLIRRAPDQYWWVHRRWKGTPPARRRRQAEPVAA